Part of the Vitis vinifera cultivar Pinot Noir 40024 chromosome 13, ASM3070453v1 genome is shown below.
AGGAAGGTGTGTCCCTGCCCACCATTTTCACCAACAGTCTAGCCCATTACAACTCTGCCATTGAAGCCGTCTTGTTGTCCACAGCAATGAACCCACCACAACCATCTCCTATCAACTTAAACACCTCTCGGTTCCATAAGTGAAGGGGAAGACCCACCACTCTCACCCATGTCTCGTTAGCAAAGGCTCCATTGCTAAAACACCCTACCTTCGGGTGCCATCTTTCCAGCAATAATACATTGCCTAGAACCTTTCTCTTCCCTCTAGCAAGAACACGCTCGACCTCACTAACCAATTCAAACTCAAAGAACATTAGCCCACCTCCCATTACAGCTATGTCCAACTTGCCTTTGAGGAGCCAAGCGTGAACAACCCAGTTTTTCAGATAATCCAACTTAGGGGGATGgttctccaccttttcccatCTACCCACTAAGCAACAACCCAGCTGCTCTAATCTACCAGGCTTCACCTTCCTTCTCACTTCCAACCAGACCTTATTCCCAAGTCTACCCATTTTCGATTTTGCTACATCCGCAAAGGTCCTTGGTTCAAGcttcttttccttcttcagcACCTCAAGTGAAAGGGGGTCCTTTAATCCTCCAAAGGGAGCTACCCCAACCTCTCTCAACTTCTCAGCCAAGATATTCCATCCTGTAGATAACCCCTTCCCTTTTggaaaaattaagcaaaatctTTTTGCCTCTAAATCACGAACAGAGCAGAGAATAAATCTTCCCGCCTCATTTGTACGATGTTCCATTCTATACTTCCTTCCCTCCTTCTCCCAAACGAGGGACCAACTTCTATCATCTCTATCTCTACAGCAGGATTCAACTCTAGCCAACAAGCTGCTGAGACTTGCATCCCCAAATCTGATCTAAGATGATATCCCTTTGCATCTCTCCCAAATGCATCCTCTCAGCTTGCCTCCAACTTCATCAATCACAAGTTCAAAAGCTTTGGACTCCATAGTAAAccatcttcttcctcctctaGACAATCCTTATGTCCAACACTTCCCCTCAAATTGAGAAAGCATGGTTTAGTCTACATGGGGACAACTAGAATAGAATACATTCCTTTCCAATCAATTCTACGATGCCCTATTCATTTACATTTATTCTCATccctaataaataaatagcatGGGATGAGTGGGTATAAGAATTCCCGCACTCACCCCATCCGAtaccatttattattattattttaaattttataattttaaattacattaaaaataaatataatttataaataaataaatattataaatttttgcaatttatttttatgaaattaaaatttagttGACATATGTTAAGAAaaggtgaaaataaaaaatcaatcaaattatttttatttaatattatatataatctgATGAGATAGAGGGAGAGCGAAATAGAGAAATAGTCATAATCTCTTatgggatttaaaaaatattcttaaacaTGATTATCTTTATTCAACACATGTGTTATTTAAGACAATATGCCAATTATCATCTGTAATTACCATGAtgatatgattttatatttgaaagtgtattttaaaaatatttttattaaaaataaagataattatgatatttaaaaaagttaattaatataaaaaatatagcaTGAGtggtttcttttatttcatttttgaaaatttgaaaataaaataaaataaaacttgcACTTTCTTTGTagttgagaataaaaaattttgatatccccaaatttttcatggtttATCCCAGAAAGGCCCCATCTAACAATTATGACCGTTGCCTACTGCCCGGCCTTTAAGCAAACACACTCATTACATAAAATCATGCCCCCACACTGCAATCATCAGATGACGTGGTGTGACACCACTTGGATTCGCTGCTCCCTTGCGCTGGACTCTACCGCACGAGATCACACCTCCTCCCAACCCcaaaccatttttaaatttcaaaaaagggGCATGCCAAACTTTCTAGCCGTTATGGCGTAGAAAAGGACGCATCTGAAAATGCCTAAAAATACAAAAGTGAGCCCCCCACCTTTTGTCCTGACCTGCCTTTCTTGTTTGAAGTTTCTCTGAAATCTTTCGTCTCCGGCTAGCTGAATTGGGGAAAATGAAGGGAATGAAAGGAAAGTTGCTGAAGAAACTGAAATCCATTCGACCCATTGGTTATCTGAAGGAAGATCGGGTTCTTCAGGTGAATGCATCCGATGGGTTTTTGGATGGCTCATCTTGGAATCCGAGTGTAGGCGTTCAAGCTCAGTTCGTGTGCAAAGGGACAGTGCAGAATGGGTTGGATCGGACTGGTGGAACAGAGCGAGAACCTGAAGTTATCGATGTGATGGAGCTTATGAGAGACCTTGAAGGTGAAGACATGGAATTTGATGATCTTATGGATGATAAAGAAAACATCGGGCCTCCAGTGAGGGCAAAAGACCCGGTTGGTGTAAAGGAAAAATCGGAGAATCCGGTAAGGTCAGAACCAGGATTCCAGCGGAAGGATGATGGAACTTGGGAAGCTACAGGAAATCCTGGGCACACCCCTTTATCAGAAATAGACATATCGTCTTTTCGAAGGCCGGACTTGAACTCTGGTAGCCTCTTCGACCCCAACCTTCTTGCTGCCTTCCAGCAGGCAGTGATGGATCAAATTAGAATCAATGAAGAAGAGAGGAAAGCTAGAATGAAGGAAGAAGATGTTGAAATCGATGATGAACCCCCTCCAAAGGCGCGGAGAGTGGAGGATGACACAAACCCTCTACTAGGCTTTGAGGAAAGATGCCCGCCGGGAGGCAGCGATGCAGTAGTTCTCTATACAACCAGCCTTAGAGGGATAAGAAAGACCTTTGAAGACTGCACTAGTATTAGGTTTCTGCTCGAGAGCTTCCGGGTGATATTTTACGAGAGGGACGTGTCGATGCACCTGGAATTTAGGGAGGAGTTGTGGAGGATACTGGATTGCAAAGCACTCCCTCCAAGGCTTTTCATAAAGGGGAGGTACATTGGTGGAGCGGAACAGGTCTTGGGGCTGCACGAGCAAGGTCGACTCCGGGCCCTCTTCCATGGCCTTCCCATTGATCACTCTAAAGGCCCCTGTGAAGGGTGCGCTGGAATTCGGTTTGTCATGTGCTATAAATGCTGCGGCAGCCGCAAAATAGTTTCCGATGACGGGAATCACGGCTTGTCAAATAATTGCCCCCACTGTAACGAAAATGGACTCATTATTTGCCCCATTTGCTGCTGAAGCTTCCACTTTTCTCATTTTGGCTGTGtatgtcttctccatatccttttttcctcttcttcttcttaaatGATTGTATTTTGGTTGTAATATACACCCCTCCATTCTTGCCTTTCCTGGTGGTTTTTCTGTATTGCTTTTGGATTGGAAGCCTTTCTACATTCCCTGTGTAGAATTCAACTGGAATAATCCAGCATCATGTTTTTAGGGTTATGATAAATGCATGGTGTAATAGAAATTTGATTTCCCAATGGAGACAACAGTTAATCAGCTTTagtattctcttttctttccttttcaaatgGGCTCAAGGTGAAGAATGAATCATACTTTTCATTGTAAATGGAAAGTACGTTGTTAATTACCAAATTCATGTTCCGAGTAATAAAACACATTATAATTATAATCCTCAAAActcaatttatataaaaatcaacACATCAACTGCTATACTATTATACaaacaactttaaatttaaGCAATTcaaatagtaattgatttttaacatttaaacaatGTATCAAAGTAAAAGTTTAAACCAAAATTCCTAATAAGGACAAATTCCCAACCTAACACCATCGCTACTCGTATGAactgaaaatatttgaaaatttgttaatGAAATGATACGAGCTTAAAGCTCAATAACGAatattaatatagtttcatcattcattgataataaataaataaataaaataaaatcatgaataCAAATAGAAGATACAATTTACAATACTTTTCATAagaacttttgagttcaaagcATGCTAAAGAATTCAAAACTTTTCGATCAAacttttttatgtttatgtCGATGacaattttatatcaaatcaagttaaatgcattcaaatatttttactctcactatcaaataacaaatgtaTCCAATTAGATGAGACTTTATTTCTCGATTAAGTGAAACTTTACAATGGGTGATTAGCCTcaaatttattccttttaaaGTTGACAAAATCAA
Proteins encoded:
- the LOC100262979 gene encoding uncharacterized protein At3g28850, whose translation is MKGMKGKLLKKLKSIRPIGYLKEDRVLQVNASDGFLDGSSWNPSVGVQAQFVCKGTVQNGLDRTGGTEREPEVIDVMELMRDLEGEDMEFDDLMDDKENIGPPVRAKDPVGVKEKSENPVRSEPGFQRKDDGTWEATGNPGHTPLSEIDISSFRRPDLNSGSLFDPNLLAAFQQAVMDQIRINEEERKARMKEEDVEIDDEPPPKARRVEDDTNPLLGFEERCPPGGSDAVVLYTTSLRGIRKTFEDCTSIRFLLESFRVIFYERDVSMHLEFREELWRILDCKALPPRLFIKGRYIGGAEQVLGLHEQGRLRALFHGLPIDHSKGPCEGCAGIRFVMCYKCCGSRKIVSDDGNHGLSNNCPHCNENGLIICPICC